One window of Magallana gigas chromosome 2, xbMagGiga1.1, whole genome shotgun sequence genomic DNA carries:
- the LOC136271784 gene encoding uncharacterized protein has translation MILGRDWPKKNNVRLYFDLGLMRIDGKVYAELKEDLHISTIVRTPKKLIMRPNTVTVFYGKINNNFPLEKSDLVEVNSIDNNCIMEDPGLYLKDAVCIVRKDKKVPMIFVNQTNKNYKIPKGYIVGRITALKQKEISEIQTTQDTKEEIDVPKRFEHSIKRLVSKNNDLFAKKDSDLGVTDTGKMKIETGDHHPIKNRPYRVPLNKRQIIDKAILEMMDAKIIERSQSPWSFPLVVVKKKDGSDRMCVDFRSLNKIVKPVSFPLPLIDDILCLLGKAKYFTALDLKSGYCQVKLEDSSKEKTAFACHKGLFQFNRMPFGLSNAPAVFQELMNIVLQGQEEFAIAYLDDILIFSETPEDHLRHIQDVFNRLRKHGLKMKLKQCSFFKEQTEYLGFIIDEHGVTPDPKKVEAIRKLPAPTTVREVRGFIGMCSYYRRFIPNFSKIAEPLIDLTRKYARFKWTPCCQKAFDFIKESLTVVPLLAYPDTNKPYILYTDASDNCIGACLTQKTDEGEDKPIYYLSHKLSKTQEKWSTIEKEAFAIHYALQKLDHYLHGAQFTLRTDHKPLKYILESPMQNKKIQLWALSIAGYNCKVEYIEGRFNCCADLLSRLPTVNLECEEEEQSEHDEPDVKDNFFEVNVLNSNAFSPKRLARCEVKQHDELVKPFIDLPEEINIKDSQQHDEQIKKLKNRLNKGTATATEEKKFLEIDGLMYYLSDGDSDGPKLRLYVPRELELLVVQQYHDGLGHMGVDKTYDVIRQNPQGNGKVERFHRTLHDVMAKKTTDNAQTWDIHLNQTLAAICFHPNDSSKFSPYYLMYNRDVVLPLDTLMKLRRRDAGEDQHKIALQEQHKAFLLVHRNMKEAKKKQKAQADKKSKDENFQVGDPVYLKNNRRQNKLDKKWLPYYRIIEQKGPVSFVVRDQLTGLTTKCHARQLRLADISHWPLSQTTEDGGRTLRKTNYVVPLEDESSSENEDMQPERAIQSKQWEREGSSDEEDIPLAELQRRIRGKKIIDDQQYKHENDQTVDSESNETRESEQCDENSGQDYEIPLDNPNVPLDENMEIDEIVPKVGLGFKPILKPRCRKRGSDGDTKGSSKDTVFCCENPEKWTSSDIIELEPIPKVTRIQEKPRRSGRIATRKLTSNTGTISTKLAQQFLGEEENEDYPWTKYYRPDPELVRKYLEEKAAMSTQQRNAGDAPREVASPSAPTFYPRVPMMDE, from the exons ATGATTCTCGGTCGGGATTGGCccaagaaaaacaatgttcgtTTATACTTTGATCTTGGACTCATGCGTATTGATGGCAAAGTATACGCGGAACTTAAAGAAGATTTACACATCTCAACTATTGTAAGAACTCCTAAGAAACTTATTATGAGACCAAACACGGTGACTgtattctatggaaaaataaataacaattttcctctggaaaaaagtgacttggttgaagtgaacagcatagacaataactgcattatggaagacccaggactatatttaaaagacgcCGTTTGTATAGTTCGGAAAGATAAGAAAGTTCCAATGATCTTCGTTAaccaaactaacaaaaattataaaattccaaaAGGCTACATAGTAGGACGAATTACCGCATTAAAACAGAAGGAAATCTCAGAAATACAGACTACTCAAGacacaaaagaagaaattgatgtacctaaaagatttgaacactcaatcaaaagacttgtgagcaaaaacaatgatttatttgcaaagaaagacagtgatcttggagtgactgatactggtaaaatgaagatagaaactGGAGATCACCACCCAATAAAGAACAGACCCTACCGTGTACccttaaataaaagacagataattGACAAGGCCATACTGGAAATGATGGACGCAAAGATTATTGAGAGATCACAATCGCCTTGGTCATTTCCCTTAGTAGTGGTGAAGAAAAAGGACGGATCAGACCGGATGTGCGTTGACTTTAGAAGCTTGAATAAGATAGTGAAACCCGTATCATTCCCGCTACCGTTGATTGATGACATCCTATGTTTACTAGgtaaggcaaaatatttcactgcactagacttaaagagtggatattgccaagtgaaattagaagattcaagtaaagaaaaaacggcTTTTGCATGTCACAAAGGACTATTTCAATTCAACCGGATGCCATTTGGGTTGAGTAATGCACCGGCAGTCTTTCAAGAGCTAATGAACATAGTTCTTCAAGGACAAGAAGAGTTTGCCATCGCATACCTGGATGACATTCTTATATTCTCAGAGACACCGGAAGATCATCTTCGTCATATTCAAGACGTTTTCAACCGCCTAAGGAAGCATGGACTTAAAATGAAGCTAAAGCAATGTAGTTTCTTCAAGGAACAGACAGAATATCTTGGTTTCATCATTGATGAACATGGCGTTACACCTGATCCAAAGAAAGTCGAAGCTATAAGAAAGTTACCAGCGCCCACTACAGTCCGAGAAGTTCGTGGCTTTATAGGTATGTGTAGTTATTACAGGAGATTTATACCGAACTTCTCCAAGATTGCGGAACCATTGATTGACTtaaccagaaaatatgcaaggTTCAAATGGACACCATGTTGCCAAAAAGCGTTTGActttattaaagaaagtttaacgGTAGTGCCTTTACTAGCATATCCAGATACTAATAAGCCGTACATCCTGTACACCGATGCCAGCGACAATTGTATTGGAGCGTGCCTTACTCAAAAGACAGATGAGGGAGAAGATAAGCCAATATATTACTTATCCCACAAGCTGAGTAAAACTCAAGAAAAGTGGTCAACCATAGAAAAGGAGGCATTTGCAATCCATTACGCCCTTCAGaagttagaccattatttacaCGGTGCTCAGTTTACTTTAAGAACAGACCATAAGCCGCTCAAGTATATCTTAGAATCTccaatgcaaaataagaaaattcagCTATGGGCATTAAGTATTGCAGGATATAACTGTAAGGTAGAGTACATAGAAGGAAGATTTAACTGCTGTGCAGATCTCTTATCCAGATTACCGACAGTCAACCTGGAGTGTGAAGAGGAAGAACAATCAGAGCATGATGAACCAGATGTTAaggacaatttctttgaagtgaaCGTACTTAACTCCAATGCCTTTTCGCCTAAGAGATTAGCCAGATGTGAAGTTAAACAACACGACGAATTGGTCAAACCCTTTATTGATCTACCAGAAGAAATCAACATCAAAGATAGTCAACAACACGATGAGCAGATCAAGAAACTGAAGAATCGGTTAAATAAAGGAACAGCAACGGCAACCGAAGAAAAGAAGTTTCTGGAAATTGATGGTTTAATGTACTATCTTTCAGATGGAGACTCAGATGGCCCAAAGCTTCGCCTGTATGTACCACGTGAGTTAGAACTTTTAGTGGTGCAGCAGTATCATGACGGACTTGGACATATGGGAGTGGACAAAACATATGACGTAATCAGACAAAA CCCTCAAGGTAATGGTAAAGTAGAACGATTTCATAGAACTCTACATGACGTGATGGCTAAGAAAACAACAGACAACGCTCAAACATGGGATATTCATCTTAATCAGACGTTGGCAGCCATTTGTTTCCATCCTAACGATTCGTCAAAGTTTTCCCCATATTACCTTATGTACAACAGAGATGTCGTATTACCTCTTGATACGTTAATGAAACTTCGAAGGAGAGATGCGGGAGAAGATCAACACAAGATCGCCCTTCAAGAACAACATAAAGCTTTCCTGCTAGTACATCGTAATATGAAGGaagccaagaagaaacagaaagcCCAGGCCGATAAGAAAAGCAAAGATGAAAATTTTCAGGTAGGTGACCCTGTCTACCttaagaacaacagaagacaaaataagtTAGATAAAAAGTGGCTACCATATTATCGAATCATTGAGCAGAAAGGACCAGTTAGTTTCGTGGTGAGAGACCAATTGACTGGATTAACCACCAAATGCCATGCACGACAATTAAGACTGGCAGATATTTCGCACTGGCCCCTTTCACAAACTACTGAAGATGGTGGAAGAACTCTAAGAAAAACTAACTATGTGGTGCCACTGGAAGATGAATCGTCGTCAGAAAATGAAGACATGCAACCAGAACGAGCTATACAGTCCAAACAATGGGAAAGAGAAGGATCTTCAGACGAAGAGGATATTCCCCTAGCAGAACTTCAAAGACGTATACGAGGTAAGAAGATCATAGATGATCAGCAGTATAAACACGAGAACGATCAGACCGTAGATTCAGAATCGAATGAGACCCGTGAGTCAGAACAATGTGATGAAAATAGTGGTCAAGACTATGAAATACCCTTAGATAACCCAAATGTACCCTTAgatgaaaatatggaaatagaTGAAATAGTCCCTAAAGTAGGTCTAGGCTTCAAACCAATCCTTAAACCGC GTTGTCGAAAAAGGGGTAGTGACGGAGATACGAAAGGTTCTTCCAAAGACACTGTATTTTGTTGTGAGAATCCAGAGAAATGGACCTCTAGCGACATTATTGAACTTGAACCAATCCCAAAAGTCACTAGGATCCAAGAGAAACCCCGACGAAGCGGAAGAATCGCAACTCGCAAATTGACCAGTAACACGGGGACAATTTCGACTAAACTAGCACAACAATTTCTTGGAGAGGAGGAAAATGAAGACTATCCATGGACCAAATACTATCGACCGGACCCAGAGCTGGTACGTAAATACCTGGAAGAGAAGGCCGCGATGTCTACGCAACAGAGGAACGCAGGAGACGCTCCGCGAGAAGTCGCCTCTCCATCCGCGCCGACCTTCTATCCACGGGTGCCGATGATGGATGAATAA
- the LOC117681599 gene encoding uncharacterized protein, with translation MDFFRPGIYEAMQHMSESVFVVLCQIVGTSQQVAIRREAMDIGEMVNKQVKSNDEVFEMMSGSFKEGFRLMGSDVDIMFWPNDHRVIMDMSQSEYYNTANTILIFSDSSESPPGFTLLLLLTPSRYREVRSACVRMNDRVYISSSTFRQLTCSAIVRNSTEHGPCGSGVRGRAEYDTAWCFVIDFWPHTASSWQDRCHSWPDPEVVNDIVRNGCHFVAIGHPLGPHEHEEWRISFSQAEYKLVHSMNHCQFLTYGLLKIFLKEVINLQSEETNKLLCSYHMKTTAFWVIQQSTLTHWCPQNLLAGFWVCFKLLLKWVYEGYCPNFFIPQNNLFLTKVYGSAQNRLFLQLHELYKKGLACLLQSSSIRSYIIDVLYNPRLSICTDESIMRREVDYDVELFGESSKVGATTGDLFGLSKTMLIIDQLIYSPLTYYQIVLLQKLTVSNLQRIAFVLHTMCIYTGFNKQMYIADRISCHMLKLAAKFGFVSDILYIAMYYFKTLRYREALCVIEMTKVKLAQPYLMYNGHVDRERYTEAVGGRSWSTKMRQAVAMGIELENRICYISELIPEQQSALQNKVPILDIPVFVMLHFLEFLCYRHIDTTLSQAALDELQVLVHHDQGLYVPDIQRDISCEILGICQQITGNLQDALYSYQQSLTQYPYNQIQTATQRRIHDLIGITLH, from the exons ATGGACTTCTTTCGCCCAGGAAT ATATGAGGCCATGCAACACATGTCAGAATCAGTATTTGTGGTACTGTGTCAGATAGTGGGGACCTCACAACAGGTAGCCATAAGAAGAGAGGCAATGGACATAGGGGAGATGGTAAATAAGCAAGTGAAATCTAACGATGAGGTCTTTGAGATGATGAGTGGAAGTTTCAAAGAAGGATTCAGACTGATGGGATCAGATGTAGATATCATGTTCTGGCCAAACGACCACCGAGTGATCATGGACATGTCTCAGTCTGAGTATTACAACACAGCCAATACAATCTTGATTTTCTCTGACAGTTCTGAGAGTCCACCAGGTTTCACTTTACTTCTGTTACTGACACCATCAAGATATAGAGAAGTCCGATCAGCATGTGTCAGAATGAATGACAGAGTCTATATATCTAGTTCTACATTCCGACAATTAACCTGTTCAGCTATAGTTCGTAATTCTACTGAACACGGTCCCTGTGGTAGTGGTGTCAGAGGAAGAGCAGAGTATGACACTGCCTGGTGTTTTGTTATTGACTTTTGGCCCCACACTGCCTCCTCGTGGCAAGACAGATGTCACTCATGGCCTGATCCTGAAGTTGTCAATGACATTGTCAGAAATGGATGTCACTTTGTTGCAATAGGACATCCATTAGGACCCCATGAACATGAAGAatggagaatttctttttccCAAGCAGAATACAAACTAGTTCACTCTATGAACCACTGTCAGTTTTTGACTTATGGGTTGTTAAAAATTTTTCTAAAAGAAGTGATAAATCTACAATCAGAAGAAACCAACAAACTGTTATGTTCCTATCACATGAAGACAACAGCTTTCTGGGTAATTCAACAAAGCACACTAACTCACTGGTGTCCACAAAATCTCCTGGCCGGTTTCTGGGTCTGCTTTAAACTCCTCCTTAAATGGGTATATGAGGGGTATTGTCCAAACTTTTTTATCCCACAAAACAACCTATTTTTGACAAAGGTCTATGGATCAGCACAAAACAGATTGTTCCTACAGTTACATGAATTGTACAAGAAAGGTCTGGCCTGTCTGTTACAGAGTTCCTCTATCAGGTCCTACATCATTGATGTCCTGTACAATCCTAGGCTTTCCATTTGCACAGATGAAAGTATAATGAGGCGTGAAGTTGATTATGATGTAGAACTTTTCGGCGAGTCTTCTAAAGTTGGTGCAACTACAGGAGACCTATTCGGTCTTAGCAAAACCATGCTCATAATCGATCAGCTAATATATTCACCCCTTACATATTATCAAATTGTCTTGTTACAGAAGCTTACAGTTTCCAACCTTCAACGTATTGCTTTTGTATTACACACAATGTGCATTTACACAGGTTTCAACAAGCAGATGTATATCGCCGACAGAATATCCTGTCATATGCTGAAATTAGCAGCCAAGTTTGGGTTTGTTTCTGACATTTTGTACATTGCCATGTATTATTTCAAGACACTCAGATACAGGGAAGCTTTATGTGTTATAGAGATGACAAAAGTTAAGTTAGCACAGCCATATCTGATGTATAATGGACATGTAGACAGAGAGAGATATACTGAGGCTGTAGGGGGACGGTCCTGGTCTACAAAGATGAGACAGGCTGTAGCAATGGGTATAGAACTTGAAAACAGAATCTGTTATATCAGTGAACTAATACCAGAACAACAGTCTGCTCTACAGAACAAAGTGCCTATTTTAGATATCCCAGTGTTTGTAATGTTACACTTCCTAGAGTTCTTGTGTTACAGACACATTGATACAACATTATCACAAGCAGCTCTAGATGAGCTACAGGTCCTAGTCCATCATGATCAGGGATTGTATGTACCTGATATACAAAGGGACATCTCCTGTGAgatcctggggatctgtcaacagatcacAGGAAACCTCCAGGATGCCCTATACTCATACCAACAGTCACTCACACAATATCCTTACAACCAAATACAAACTGCTACACAGAGAAGAATTCATGACTTAATAGGAATAACGTTACATTAG